In Helianthus annuus cultivar XRQ/B chromosome 9, HanXRQr2.0-SUNRISE, whole genome shotgun sequence, the following are encoded in one genomic region:
- the LOC110874377 gene encoding receptor kinase-like protein Xa21, producing MIIMATQLNINIIIIFNLTLPPSISNCSRLTNIEMNENKFSGKLKIDFSKMKDISYISLWENNFGSNEPDEMQFIDTLKNCTHLDTLDLEECNFQGVLPTSVGNLSVQLRHLLFGGNQLHGKIPVSIGNLAGVNLLLLERNQFNGNIPSTIGNLHKVQRLSLYKNQLSGQIPDSIGNLSLLSGLVLASNKLEGAIPSSLGNCQNLLELYLFDNKLSGKIPIQLFQLLSLSIILNISQNQLSGSLPTEIGDLVMLSAMDLSYNNLSGNIPSSLHTCASLSSLFLRGNLFEGTIPPSLSSLKGLVKLDISHNNLSGQIPRFLEALPLEYLNLSYNGFENDVPTIGVFANASAFSVVGNSRLCGGIVELGLPKCKETKKHKKKFRLFVIIILIASTLCPITCLTYVWCKKKSKSQPSQSSMGERFMKVSYGQLLKATNGFSEANLIGNGGFGSVYKGILEEDNNRFVAVKVLYLQNRGAERSFIRECEAMRSIRHRNLLRIVTSCSSVDYQGNDFKALVYEFMPKGSLHDWLYSSERTTRLNLLQIVNILMDVASALDYIHNLCIPSIVHGDLKPSNILLDDDMVAHVGDFGLARILGTSYTNSSTGIKGTIGYVAPEYGLGNEMTSNGDVYSFGILLLEVMTGKKPTDNFNEGFSLHKFTSMVLPSNVIDVINVNILYVYQEDETFLQNKKENVKKIEECLALILKIGVSCTVDSPTERMDIKKVVSELKHILDTLQNI from the exons atgattataatggctacacaattaaatataaatataataattatatttaatcttacacttCCACCATCCATTTCTAATTGTTCCAGATTAACAAATATTGAAATGAATGAAAACAAGTTCAGTGGGAAGTTGAAAATCGACTTTTCAAAAATGAAAGATATCAGTTATATATCATTATGGGAAAACAACTTTGGAAGCAACGAACCTGATGAAATGCAGTTTATTGATACTTTGAAAAATTGCACCCATTTAGATACTTTGGATCTTGAAGAATGCAACTTTCAAGGAGTGCTCCCCACATCCGTAGGTAATCTTTCTGTTCAACTCCGTCATCTATTATTTGGAGGAAATCAGTTACATGGAAAAATCCCTGTATCAATTGGTAATCTTGCTGGTGTGAATTTGTTATTATTGGAAAGAAATCAATTCAATGGAAACATCCCATCAACCATTGGTAACCTTCATAAAGTCCAAAGACTCTCATTATACAAAAATCAGCTTTCAGGGCAAATTCCCGATTCCATAGGGAACTTATCATTGTTGAGCGGACTTGTTTTAGCTTCAAACAAGTTAGAAGGGGCTATTCCATCAAGCCTTGGAAATTGTCAAAATCTATTGGAGTTGTACCTTTTTGATAACAAACTTAGTGGGAAAATACCTATACAACTTTTTCAACTTTTATCTCTGTCCATAATATTGAATATTTCTCAAAACCAATTGTCCGGTTCACTTCCAACCGAGATTGGAGACCTCGTCATGTTGAGCGCTATGGATTTATCTTATAATAATCTATCGGGTAACATTCCTAGTAGCCTTCATACTTGTGCTAGCCTTTCAAGTTTGTTTCTTAGAGGCAACCTTTTTGAAGGTACGATACCGCCATCattaagttccttaaaaggaTTGGTTAAACTCGATATTTCTCACAACAATTTATCAGGCCAAATTCCCAGGTTTTTAGAAGCTTTACCATTAGAATATTTGAATTTATCATACAATGGTTTTGAGAATGATGTACCAACGATTGGAGTGTTCGCAAATGCAAGTGCATTCTCTGTTGTGGGTAATAGTAGGCTTTGTGGTGGCATTGTTGAACTTGGGTTACCCAAATGCAAGGAGACAAAGAAACATAAAAAGAAGTTTCGTTTGTTTGTAATAATCATTTTGATTGCATCCACACTTTGCCCCATAACATGTTTAACATATGTTTGGTGTAAGAAGAAAAGCAAGAGCCAACCATCCCAATCATCAATGGGCGAACGATTCATGAAAGTTTCATATGGTCAACTTCTCAAGGCTACAAATGGATTCTCAGAAGCCAACTTAATTGGAAATGGTGGGTTCGGTTCTGTTTATAAAGGAATCCTTGAAGAAGACAATAACAGATTTGTTGCAGTCAAAGTTTTATATCTTCAAAATCGAGGAGCTGAAAGAAGCTTCATAAGAGAGTGTGAAGCCATGCGAAGCATTCGACACCGAAATCTATTGAGGATAGTAACTTCATGTTCAAGCGTTGATTATCAAGGAAATGATTTCAAAGCCTTGGTATACGAGTTCATGCCTAAAGGAAGTCTACATGATTGGTTATATTCAAGTGAACGTACAACAAGACTAAACCTTCTTCAAATAGTAAATATACTTATGGATGTAGCATCTGCACTTGATTATATTCATAATCTCTGCATACCAAGTATCGTTCATGGGGACTTGAAACCTAGCAACATTCTACTTGATGATGATATGGTGGCTCATGTTGGAGACTTTGGTTTAGCTCGAATTCTTGGAACTTCATACACAAACAGCTCAACCGGAATTAAAGGAACCATTGGTTATGTTGCTCCAG AGTATGGTCTTGGAAATGAGATGACAAGTAATGGAGATGTCTACAGTTTCGGTATACTTTTGCTAGAGGTGATGACTGGGAAAAAGCCGACCGACAACTTCAATGAAGGCTTTAGCCTTCATAAATTTACTTCTATGGTCTTGCCAAGCAATGTAATTGATGTTATCAATGTTAACATTTTGTATGTTTATCAAGAGGATGAAACTTTTCTGCAAAACAAGAAAGAAAATGTAAAGAAAATTGAGGAATGTTTGGCTTTAATACTCAAGATTGGAGTATCATGCACTGTGGATTCTCCAACAGAAAGAATGGATATAAAAAAGGTTGTATCTGAATTGAAGCATATTCTTGATACACTTCAAAATATTTGA